The following is a genomic window from Meriones unguiculatus strain TT.TT164.6M chromosome 7, Bangor_MerUng_6.1, whole genome shotgun sequence.
CCACCTTCCCCGGGGGACCTCAGCTGTTTTTCTCACACCCAGTCTTGCTCCTGTGTGCCTATACAACAGCCCAAACAGACTTTTCCTTTCCTCACCTTAAGGACTAAATTCAGGACCTCATGCCACAGAGCAAACCGTTTGTTTCCTTGctgtgctggagattgaactcaggcccctGCGTGTTCTAGCCGAGCTATGTCCCTTGCCTGAGAacagtgttttaaaaaaatgaaagtcagatcACCTCACTCCCTTGCACTTCAGGATCTTCCTGTGCTTCTTGTGTGTAAAGCCATTCTCCTTAGTAAGGCCTACAGCCCTCCTGGGACCACTCTTAGATACTCTTCAATCTCATCGGGGCCTCCCACAGCTTGCTGCCTGCACCCCCTACCACACCCATCTTTTCGAACACATCCCTGGCACATACCACTCCTCTTTCCTCCTGAAGGCTTTGTCTATTCCTTATGTCTTCCTGGctacttcttcctcttccctttcttactgtctccttccctttcatcagTCAGGAGTGCAGCTGCAGTCTGCATGTGGCAGGTGTTGAGTAAACATCTGTGAGCTGAATGAATGCCACACGCCAGAACTTCAGCTCAGAGCCCGCGCCCCCCACCCCTCTCCTCGGCGCTTCGAATCGACTTAGGGCCTTATCATACCTTCTGGGCAAgcgctctgtcactgagctacactcccagctgTCGTGGTGGTTTCTCAGTAAGAGTGCGTGAGGTGCTGTTGTCGTGGGCATGCGGTGGCTCCGTCTCTCACTTTGCTGCTGTCTCTTGCTCTTGGCTTAGGGCAGCACCTCATCACGGCAGTCGCTGACCATCTCTTCGGAATGAAGACAACATCATGGTGAGTAGAGGGCACACACAGGGTGTGGCAGGTCCTCGGACTCCCCGCTTCTGTCCCCAGTGATGGGCTAGgacaggaaaataaaagaagggaCAGTGTTGAGAGCTGCCCGTCTTCTCTTCTCAGAGACCGGGTCATGGGATGGCCTTGTGCTTCATAGGAGAAGCTTAAGATGAGAGCAGACCTTTGCGTGGGAAAGGACATAGAGTTTAGAACCCAGAGCTAAATCTGTGGTCCCACCGACGCGTGACTTTTTGTCACGTTCCTTGTTGTGTGTCCTCAGTAAAATGGGAATGGCAGTCTCTACgtgtgggattttttttgtgtgtgtggattcaataaaatcatttatatggatttattttatttatttaaagttagTTTCTAAATAACCCAGGCTGACTCTGGAGTtggaggttggccttgaattcacagcagtTAGCCTCCTGAGtatgggattataggcatggccCCGCCCTTGCTGTTATAGGAACATGGACTTGCTGTGTATTCAAAGAGGACTTAAAGTCCagtcctccctccatcttccaagCAGTAGGCTTCCAGGCATGCACCTCCTGGCTCAGCGGTGAGCACTCCTCACGAGCTTTCGGCACACTGTGCCCATGCTTCCTTTCCTGACAGGGAACTGGGGAGACTCCGGAGTGTGATTGAGTTGGACAGCCCTTCTGTGACTGCTGAGCAGGTAGCCGCCATTGAACAGAGCGTCAATCAGAAAATCCGAGATCGGCTGCCTGTGAGCGTGCGGGAGCTGAGCCTGGATGACCCTGAGGTGGAGCAGGTGAGGAGAGCAGCAGGCAGCGGTTTGCACAGGGTGGCTGTCCAGGCTCCTCACTGAGATTCAGACAGCCCTGTGACCGTCCCTCTGCCCCAGGTCAGGGGCCGGGGTTTGCCGGGTGACCACGCTGGGCCCATTCGAGTTGTTACCATCGAGGGCGTAGATTCCAACATGTGCTGTGGGACCCACGTGAGCAATCTCAGTGACCTGCAGGTAAGTGTGGAAGCGTATGGCGTGTTTGAGGGCCAGGTATGGGGGtcagggctgggggtgggaggtgaatcTCTTAGGCCCCTCAGGGCTAAGGAGGGGTCTGGTCTCCCTCGCCTTTATGTTCTAAGACCCACTGTGGTGTATGTCTTTGTCTCCTGCTTCGTGTAGGTCATTAAGATTCTGGGcactgagaaagggaaaaagaacaaaagcaacCTCATATTTCTGGCTGGGAACCGGGTGCTGAAGTGGATGGATCGAAGTCACGGAAGTGAAAAGGCCCTGACCACGCTACTTAAGTATGTCCTGCTCCTGGCTCCCAAGGTCTGCACTCCTGGGCTTATTTCCCCCTGCAGGGGCGACAGAATGACTTGCTCTGGAGGGTGAGGTGCTTTGGGCGGTAGCCCAGGCCCACAAAGAGTGGGTTAGtcctctgtacctccctcccaGTTGCTCCAGGGTCTCTTGGCATGGTCACACCGTGAGGAAGGCACCCCAGCTGTGGAAGCACCTGGGCAGTTGGCCAGTCTCCATTAACATTTGTCTTACAGGTGTGGAGCGGAGGATCACGTGGAAGCAGTGAAAAAGCTCCAGAACGCCACCAAGCTCCTGCAGAAGGTGACTAGTTGCGTGGGGAATGGAGAGGGCCTAAGCCCATGAGTGGATTCTCAAGGGGGTTTGAGGGCAGCACCAGAGGAGAGATGACGGTGCCCTCTGTTGTCTTTTCCACCTGTCTGCGTTCTCTCATCCATTTCAGAACAACCTGAACCTCCTTAGAGACTTGGCTGTGTCCACCGCCCACAGCCTCAGGAGCAGCCCGGCCTGGGGAGGAGTGGTCACACTACACAGGTGAGCAAtgacgggctcaggtctcagccTCTCCCCAGAATGCCGTGCACAGTGGAACGCGCGTTGCTAAGTGGTTGGTACCCCAGGCCAAGCGGACCCCCGGAGTGTGCTGCCGCCCTCCTGGGCTTAACGGTAACATCACTGTAACTGTGTAGGCGTCACTGGCTCCTTCACTGGCCTGGCACCATCTGACAGATCTCCCCGGATCTCAGGGATCCTCTGTAAACCGCTGAGGCTGAGGATGTCTTCACCATGCTAAGGGGTCTGGGACTCTCAAACAGGAAACAATGAGGACTGTCAGATGTTGGCCTGCCTCAAGAGGAGGAGCCTATCCTCCTGTGTGTCACGGCTTCATCCTGAGTCTCACATCTGTGTCCTTTGTCGTAGGAAAGAGGGCGATTCTGAATTCATGAATATCATTGCCAATGAGATTGGGTCAGAGGTAAGAGGAGCATGAGAGTCCTCCACTGTGAGGCTCTGGGTGTTACGAATGAGGAAGTTAGCTTAGCCAAAGTCTCTCCAGGTTAACAGAAGAAGAGTTAAAACATTTCGTCCAGATTGTTTTCCAAGTACTGACCACAGTCAAGTTCTGTTGTTAAGAAAGCTTGGAAGACAGCATTTGTAATTTGAAGTGATGAATGCTGGAGGCAGAGCACATCACCCAAAGGGAATGAGAGGCTTCAGGGCTGGGCCACAAAGCCTGCTGAGAGGGGCTCAGGTAGCCAAGGAGCAGAGTGGCCAGAAGGAGGAAGTGACATGGTGGTTTAGGCAGTGGTGGGGAGGGTGTCCGGTTCACCAAAGTCAGGAATCAGTGGTGGAAGTGAGACCACGAAAGTTATTTTATGCTAGGTACTGTCAGTGGCCCTCTGCTCCTCCTAGTGTTTAAGCTCCTAGCCATTCCTCTCTGGCGGCCTAGCATGCCAGAGAGGAGGGCTGCCTCATGAGCGACGTGGCCGCTCCATGGTTAGAGAGAGGCTGCCCGTTCCCGTCAGGAGAGTTTGGGGCTTGCAGAAGTTGACCCCGTGTGTGCTTATTGTCTGGTCTTACCTCTTAGGAGACCCTCCTATTCTTAACCGTGGGGGACGAGAAAGGCGCGGGGGTCTTCTTGCTAGCAGGCCCAGCAGAGGCCGTGGAGACCCTGGGGCCCAGGTAATGTGAGGTGGGGAGGGTGTGAGCTGCTAGCCTGCTGATGCAGCCCTGTGCTGCTCAGCAGAGGTCGTCACATCTGGGCTGTCCTTGGCTCAAAGGCACCTGAAGCGGGCCGAGCAGATGTGGTCCAACACCAGCACTACCAGCGTGGCAGATGagggtgctgtggcacacacctgtaatcccagcactcagggaggcagaggcagccggatctctgtgagttcgaggccagcctggtccacaaagcaagtccaggacagccaaggctacacagagaaagcctgtctcaaaaaactaaagaacaaacaaacaaacgtggcAGAATGAGCCTCGgggcttttggtttgttttaaagaaaattgacCCCAGAGCAGTGCTTCTCcatttaacacagttcctcatgtcgtggtgacccccaaccaaaaattattttgttgctgctttgaaactgtaattttgctactgttataaactgTACTATGAGTAACTGATATGTAGGTTATCTGATAGGCAACCCTGCAAAAGGATCTTCCCACCCCAAAGGCGTTGCAACCCACGGGTTGGGAACCACAGTCCTAAATCTAGGAATTGTGTGACACTGTTTCTGGGCAACTGGGAACGAATGTCTGTCTGCTCAGCCCAGGTTGGGATCCAAAACAGATGAAAGTACAGCTACCGTCAAAGTCAGAGTTGGTGAACCAATGACTGAGCTTTATGGAGTTTACTTAGGGAATATGGGCGGGCGAGGGTCTGCTTCCGAGCCCCAGCTGACTCGAAGACAGCCGAGTCACGAGAGCGCACCCCAGCAGTGACAGCTCACACAGTtgggagcctggagctcactgcgtGAAGAACGCACACTGTGCTCTTCTGCCCGTGCCTGTGTTTAGCTGCCTGCCATCCCTCAGAAGGGCAAGAGCTGCCCAGTGCCTGTCTGTTTCTCAGCGAACAGCTCTGCCTCTGGAGTTCAGTGTGTGCACTGCTTCCAGCcttgtagttgttgtttttttttttttgttttgttttgtttttttttgggggggggacagggtttctctgagtgctatgattaaaggtgcatgccacctTGCCTGTCTTTTCCAGAGGTCTCTGACGCCTGTTCTTTTGGGTATTAGAGTTTTCAGTCATTATTGGCTCTCTGGAGTATGTGTTTCTTGGAAACGTTGAAGGAAAACATATTTATAATGGAGATTCCTAACAGGCAGCCACATGTGCCCTGCAGTTTGGTTTGGCATGTGCACGGTCCCATTCCTCTCCCTTTTTTCTACCCCTCTTTTTAcaagagtttctttgtgtagccttggctatcctggacttgctttttgctctgtagaccaggctggcttcaaactcacagagatctgcctgcctgctgtgtgcgaccacatctggctttttttgATAAGGTGTTATCCTGTAGCCCAGTCTAATTTCAAACTCTCGATCTTCCTGTTGCCACCTCTCAACTATGTCCCATGTATGTACTAAAAATAACTTCctaggctgtcttcaaacttgcaatcctccatcagcctcctccacctccttcaaagacttatttattattttatacagtattctgcctatgtgtatgcctacatgccagaagaggacaccagatctcattatagatggttgtgagccaccatgtggttgctgggaattgaacttcgGACTGTTGTaaaaacaaccagtgctcttaccctctgagccatctctccagcccatgcatCAGCCTTCTGATTGCTAGAAATCACCTAGTCTCCTTGCTCTAAGCCCTGAGGACTGCCCTTGACTTTTGGCTTTTCACAGACCATTTCCATAACTATTTCTCCATTCTCTAGGGTGGCCGAAGTGTTGGAAGGCAAAGGAGCAGGGAAGAAAGGCCGCTTCCAGGGCAAGGCCACCAAGATGAGCCGACGAGCAGAGGTGCAGGCGCTTCTGCAGGACTACGTCAGCACACAGAGTTGTGAGGAGTGAGGGCAGAGGATGTCAGTTCCTGTTGCCACAGCAGTCTCTGGACAGTAAAATAGTTTGACTCTAAATGGTTGTGTGCTATCGTGTAAGTCGGTGTGCGTAATTTGCACCGTGCGTTCCAGTGTGCTGATGTGATTAGCACCCATGTGAACAGTTTCTAACATGGCTCCTGTTAGGTCTCACCTTCACGAATGGATACGTCCTGGCTAGGTCCCACTGAAATCTTCATGGCATGGTATAGTTGTTTTTGGCTAAGGTAAGGCTTGATCCAGGGCTTAGCCTCATCCAGCTGggcttgctttattttgtctttgtgtttttgagacagtctttttaTGTCACCCAGGCTGGCCCCACAATCTGCAGTGCTACCAGGTTtcagatgtgtgtgtgcttgtgtgtacgtgtgtatggaGACCACAGCAGTTGTCCTGAAGGCACGGGTTCatcttcaaattttttaatttattcatttatttttgcaaGGGCACCTCTGCTAGCCTGGAACTCGCCAAGTAGGCTACGCTGCTCAGTGAGCCCCAATgattctgtctttgcctccccaacactgggattgcaagcatgcaccaccgtgctgactttttttttttttttttttgagatagggttcctGTGtgtccctgactggcctggaactcactatgtagaccaggccagcatCAAAGTTACAGAGATGCCTACCGTGACACGGGTTCTAAGGATCATGTCAAGTCCTCACGCCTGCAAGACAACTGCTTTGTCAACTGACCTGTCTCCCCAACCCATcagacctctgtgtgtgtgtgtgtgtgtgtgtgtgtgatgagtgtGATGTGTGTGAGTGCAACCATtcatatggggtgtgtgtgtgtgtgtgtgtgtgtgtgtgtgatgagtgtGATGTGTGTGAGTGCAACCATtcatatggggtgtgtgtgtgcgtgtgtgcatgcatgcatgtgtgcatgtgcaagcgTGTGCGAGTGCCTCCTAGCTCACCATAGGAATGCTGGGAGTACAGATGCAACTGCTGTGTCCTGCCTATTTCCAACATTTAAAATAGTTGTgtttattttgtctgtgtgtgtgccgaGTGTGTGGAGCACAGAGAACAACTTCTGTGAACCagttctctccaccatgtgtgttctggggattaaactcaggttggcAATCTTGGAGGCCAGTGCATTTACCTGAGGAGCCATCTGACCAACCCCGatcaggctttttcttttttctttctctctctctcttttttttttttttttttaagatttacttattatttatatggtattctgcctgcatgtgtgcttacacaccagaagagggcaccagatctcattatagatgattattaGCCATCgcgtggttgctgagaattgaactcaggacctttggaagaacagccagtgctcttaacccctgcgccatctctccaatcccatcACCCACCCAGTCCAGCTTTTTGGGCGAGATCAGCAAGCACTTttccccactgagctgtctcagcCCCACGGACCTCTCACAGGGCACCAGTCCGATTCTTGAATGCTCTGTCCCCATCAGATAGCCATGTTTATCTTGAAGGCTGCGGCCCCTACACTCCTCCCTGGGAGCTAAGAGGTGGCACAGCGCCGAGGGCCACAGCGCTGAGGCTACAGGGAGTGATAAGATGTGGGCTGCACAGCCACCCCTGCTCAGCACCGCTCCGCCGGCCTGTGGTTCACTTGGAGCATGAGCGGCTTGTTCAAACTTGGGCTCACTTCAGAACAAGTCATAAACCCTCCTCGCCTGGCAAACGTGGACATCTGGCCTACTGCTGAGGCACTCTGGcctccagtttctttttttttttttttttttttttggcctccaGTTTCTTGACTTAAACTTGGGGACACGAGCACAGTATCCTAACAGAGAAAGAACTTTCTGAAATAACTCACTTAGGGAGAAACATAAATACTGGAGCAGAGCACATGAAAACAGTAATTGGTTGTGTAAAGCAGGGTAAACAAGCACTGTTGGACTGGTGACATCACTCAGGCCTGTCACAGTTCCTAAGCCAATGCCCGGGACAAGAGCCGTGCGTGCTCAGGGAAGGGGTAGACTGCCTGATGAGCTTCACCAGAAAATACACAGAGTGGGTTTATTTGTTGGAGAACTTTAGAGGGGCCTCAGGagtggctcagccattaagagtgcttgctgctcttctagaggacccaggacccacatggtggctcatgttaCCAGCTGTAGCCATAGGCCTAGAGAACCGAATTTTCTTTGGCCACCAGGCACATTATGCACAGACATCCATATAAGAcacccatacaaataaaaattaaaaaaaaaaaagggtggtccgtggagagatggttcaatggtcaagcgcactggctcttcttccagaggacctgggttctctttccagcacccccatggcagctcacaactgtctttttaactccagttccaagggactcgacaccctcacacatacatgtaggcggAACACTgcccatgaaataaaaatgaatcattaaaacatttaaaaggaatTATATGTGTCTACACAGAGATTATGCTTCCTGGAGTATAGCTATGGTGCATCTTTGCGGCAGAATTTGTCTTCGTGAGGCACACATCAGTGTGAAGAATGAAAGATGGTTCCAGCAGCAGGAGGCAGTCGTGTCAAAAATGCCCCTAGGCCCCACCTCATCCTTTCATCCTGGGTGGAAACCCGTGAGTCAGCCACTCTATGCCAGAATGCCTGAGTTTTTTTCCTCCATGAAAACTTAAATAAACTCTGGGGCTCTGGTGCTTCTGGGAAAACAGACGGTCCAACATAGCCTGATGAAAAACTCATTGGAGAAAACGCCAGTGTTTTCTGTCCCTGAACCTGAGTCAACTATGACTAAAGCGTCCTCAGCAGAGGGCAACCTCGCCATCTGGGGAGAGTGATGGGGGAGTTTCCTTTTCTCTAGGAAAGTGCTGCATCTCCTGTGCAGTGTCGGCTGGCAGGACAGCAGGCTCCACAGTCAGAGACAAAGAGCAGGCCTTCCCTAACTCATGTGCTGTAGGCTTTCCTAAGGTTCTTGTGTGTGGCTGAGGCCTGTTGGTAAATagc
Proteins encoded in this region:
- the Aarsd1 gene encoding alanyl-tRNA editing protein Aarsd1 encodes the protein MAFLCQRDSYAREFTTTVVACRPAELQTDASGGKKEVLSGFQVVLEDTLLFPEGGGQPDDRGTINDISVLRVTRRGAQAEHFTQTPLSPGSQVQVRVDWERRFDHMQQHSGQHLITAVADHLFGMKTTSWELGRLRSVIELDSPSVTAEQVAAIEQSVNQKIRDRLPVSVRELSLDDPEVEQVRGRGLPGDHAGPIRVVTIEGVDSNMCCGTHVSNLSDLQVIKILGTEKGKKNKSNLIFLAGNRVLKWMDRSHGSEKALTTLLKCGAEDHVEAVKKLQNATKLLQKNNLNLLRDLAVSTAHSLRSSPAWGGVVTLHRKEGDSEFMNIIANEIGSEETLLFLTVGDEKGAGVFLLAGPAEAVETLGPRVAEVLEGKGAGKKGRFQGKATKMSRRAEVQALLQDYVSTQSCEE